The Triticum dicoccoides isolate Atlit2015 ecotype Zavitan chromosome 6A, WEW_v2.0, whole genome shotgun sequence genome has a window encoding:
- the LOC119315266 gene encoding uncharacterized protein LOC119315266, with product MSGGGRGGGGEAEEVVHMEDAVKMLVEHLVKPVLPRGAIFGAAQGERHMEPDKQRAVAQQIHTAIILYNYYHRKMSPQLAFADAKRFFVCASLSAGEDLLAYLSMVHERENNPGKHVRLSVTDRAAIQACEIAEELDASKDSPDMATWPISKVAVLLLDPTRKKCLIEYSANTKGIWSIIEKEIDATAGNSHSTNQPAGQESTGKGNVGALNTPYMLRQQAYSEVERRTGMKGSNLRLLDETLAYSLSKERTTTKLFIVEYEQTMEGNLVEMCLEELISSMTGPLFANDPFPKTTSVVEYYHILPYKEILFELLHRKWPSDSPLNEQSHRHGKGSLHSVIDENVEEQDVNSTSKMQKRITKVSTPKQSKQAIAANSNQDYRTSKHKRNSKRKSEASRADVCAEGPDAEIHTIENGPPPVIIDLETSKPLTKSRNTKAAAAANRETKILQAVDKNKTQKQSRRDNVPQDVFPAEAPHVDLMKNRALEHQNMDVSEKSGGTTEYTNDQIYDSLQSIQKIRDEILRKECILQERSAQCDMDIQTILSEGKMTPKTASIIHKYKETCSDMMDVANSSSSGDGGQSITQRKGLREALLRRNSCEELDEICRGGNWIFPRYTVVPSVSDGMFHASVRLTCPEFEMSITGGPRPTAHEARCSAAANMILELHKKAEEQEQ from the exons ATGTCCGGcggcggaagaggaggaggaggggaggcggaggaggtggtgCACATGGAGGACGCGGTGAAGATGCTCGTGGAGCACCTCGTGAAGCCCGTGCTGCCGCGGGGCGCGATCTTTGGCGCCGCCCAGGGGGAGCGCCACATGGAGCCGGACAAACAGCGCGCCGTCGCGCAGCAG ATTCACACGGCCATCATCTTGTACAACTACTACCACAGGAAGATGTCGCCGCAGCTTGCTTTTGCAGACGCCAAGCGTTTTTTTGTGTGTGCTTCTCTTTCTGCTGGAGAGGATCTGCTTGCGTACTTGAGTATGGTTCATGAGCGTGAGAACAATCCTGGCAAGCATGTGAGGCTATCTGTTACTGACAGAGCAGCAATACAGGCATGTGAGATCGCTGAAGAACTCGACGCGAGCAAAGATTCTCCAGACATGGCAACGTGGCCAATATCAAAAGTTGCTGTGCTTCTTCTTGATCCGACAAGAAAAAAATGTTTGATTGAGTATAGTGCTAATACCAAGGGTATCTGGTCAATCATAGAGAAGGAAATAGATGCAACAGCTGGCAATTCACACAGTACCAACCAGCCAGCAGGCCAGGAATCAACAGGTAAAGGAAACGTGGGTGCTCTGAATACACCATATATGCTTCGTCAACAAGCCTATTCAGAGGTGGAACGTAGAACAG GTATGAAGGGCTCAAACTTGCGTCTTCTCGATGAAACTTTGGCATACTCGTTGAGTAAAGAAAGGACAACTACCAAGTTATTTATTGTGGAGTATGAGCAAACCATGGAAGGCAACCTTGTAGAAATGTGTCTAGAAGAGTTGATTAGCAG TATGACTGGTCCGCTATTTGCAAATGATCCATTTCCAaaaacaacatctgtagttgagtattatcACATTCTTCCGTATAAGGAGATTTTGTTTGAACTCCTCCACAG GAAATGGCCTTCTGATTCTCCACTGAACGAACAATCACATCGACATGGAAAAGGTTCATTGCACTCTGTAATAGATGAAAATGTGGAAGAGCAAGATGTGAATAGCACATCTAAGATGCAAAAACGAATTACAAAAGTGTCAACTCCAAAGCAAAGCAAACAAGCAATTGCTGCCAATAGCAACCAGGACTACAGGACCAGCAAGCACAAGAGAAACAGCAAAAGAAAATCTGAAGCCTCCAGGGCCGATGTCTGTGCTGAGGGTCCAGATGCTGAGATCCACACAATAGAAAATGGTCCACCTCCTGTTATTATTGATTTGGAAACTTCAAAACCCCTGACTAAGTCAAGAAATACAAAAGCTGCTGCAGCAGCAAATCGAGAAACTAAAATCCTACAAGCCG TGGATAAGAACAAAACACAGAAGCAGTCTAGACGTGACAATGTGCCCCAAGATGTCTTTCCTGCAGAG GCACCACATGTTGATCTAATGAAGAACCGTGCTTTGGAACATCAAAATATGGATGTGTCAGAAAAGTCAG GTGGCACCACTGAGTACACCAATGACCAGATATATGATTCGCTGCAATCAATTCAGAAAATACGGGATGAGATT CTTCGCAAGGAATGCATACTTCAAGAACGAAGTGCTCAGTGTGATATGGACATTCAGACAATCTTGAGTG AAGGGAAGATGACACCAAAAACTGCATCAATAATACACAAATACAAGGAAACTTGCTCAGATATGATGGATGTTGCCAAttcatcttcctccggagatggtgGCCAATCCATCACTCAGAGGAAGGGATTGAGGGAGGCACTCCTCCGACGCAATTCATGCGAG GAGCTTGATGAGATCTGCCGTGGGGGCAATTGGATATTCCCAAGATACACAGTAGTACCTTCAGTATCAGATG GAATGTTCCACGCCAGTGTACGTTTGACATGCCCTgagtttgagatgagcatcactggtGGCCCTCGTCCGACCGCACACGAGGCAAGGTGCTCAGCAGCTGCCAATATGATACTGGAGCTTCACAAGAAGGCGGAGGAGCAAGAACAGTAG